A genomic segment from Tessaracoccus defluvii encodes:
- the metW gene encoding methionine biosynthesis protein MetW: MRRRSSDDRPFPCRPGLDRRTHPGGSRVLDLGCGDGDLLQLLQEKGCTGTGVDLNAGNVLACLRRGVDVIELDLDSELGEFSADSYDFVVLSRTLQTVHRPRNVLAEMGRIAVHSVISMPNFAYWRNRLRLLRGRMPMSKDLPFSWYDTPNLHHSSLRDLEPLFSSLDMAIDQRIPLDADGHRHRLGNGAANWAASSSLYLLHARR; the protein is encoded by the coding sequence GTGCGGCGGAGGAGCTCCGATGACCGTCCGTTTCCGTGCCGACCTGGCCTTGATCGCCGAACTCATCCCGGAGGGTCCCGGGTCCTCGACCTGGGCTGTGGCGACGGCGACCTGCTGCAGCTGCTGCAGGAGAAGGGATGCACAGGCACCGGCGTCGATCTCAACGCGGGGAATGTGCTGGCCTGCCTGCGTCGCGGTGTCGACGTCATCGAGCTCGACCTCGACTCGGAGCTGGGGGAGTTCTCCGCCGACTCCTACGACTTCGTCGTCCTGTCCCGCACGCTGCAGACCGTCCACCGTCCCCGCAACGTGCTGGCCGAGATGGGCCGCATCGCGGTGCACTCGGTCATCTCGATGCCGAACTTCGCCTACTGGCGCAACCGCCTGCGGCTGCTGCGCGGCAGGATGCCGATGTCGAAGGACCTGCCGTTCTCCTGGTACGACACGCCCAACCTGCACCACTCGTCGCTGCGGGACCTGGAGCCGCTCTTCTCGAGCCTGGACATGGCCATCGACCAGCGCATCCCCCTCGACGCGGACGGACACCGTCATCGGCTGGGCAACGGGGCGGCCAACTGGGCCGCCAGCTCGTCGCTGTATCTGCTGCACGCCCGCCGCTGA
- a CDS encoding 5'-3' exonuclease: MRLPVPRWRHEQPDGLRHVVPLFPCLLRRAQPVLRRGRTPRQRRPRHARLHLPAARRLLPDEFACAWDDAWRPAWRVELVPSYKTHRLVENAGAEAEQVEDDLSVQVPLIREALTALGIPIIGAADHEADDVLATLARRHQGPTYVVTGDRDLFQLVDDDTSVVYVARSVANHELVTPAVLDQKYGVAADRYVDFSVLRGDPSDGLPGVKGIGEKTAATLVRDHATLEDMVAAAVDPETGMSPSMRAKLLADVDYLARAREVVTCVDTLDLPPLTPRPVDTEAVERLTAELGLGTSMTRLAEALTAN; the protein is encoded by the coding sequence ATGAGGCTCCCTGTGCCACGATGGCGCCATGAGCAGCCTGATGGTCTTCGACACGTCGTACCTCTATTTCCGTGCTTACTTCGGCGTGCCCAACCGGTTCTTCGCCGAGGACGGACGCCCCGTCAACGCCGTCCGCGGCACGCTCGACTTCATCTCCCGGCTGCTCGCCGTCTACTCCCCGACGAGTTCGCCTGCGCCTGGGACGACGCGTGGCGCCCGGCCTGGCGGGTCGAGCTGGTCCCCTCCTACAAGACGCACCGCCTGGTCGAGAACGCCGGCGCAGAGGCCGAGCAGGTCGAGGACGACCTCAGCGTCCAGGTTCCCCTGATCCGCGAGGCGCTGACCGCCCTCGGCATCCCGATCATCGGGGCCGCCGACCATGAGGCCGACGACGTGCTGGCCACCCTGGCGCGCCGTCACCAGGGCCCCACGTACGTGGTCACCGGCGACCGGGACCTGTTCCAGCTCGTCGACGACGACACCTCCGTCGTCTACGTCGCGCGCAGCGTCGCCAACCACGAACTCGTCACCCCCGCCGTCCTCGACCAGAAGTACGGGGTCGCCGCCGACCGCTACGTCGACTTCTCGGTGCTGCGCGGTGACCCGTCCGACGGGCTACCGGGCGTGAAGGGCATCGGCGAGAAGACCGCCGCCACCCTGGTCCGCGATCACGCGACGCTGGAGGACATGGTCGCGGCCGCCGTGGATCCGGAGACCGGCATGTCGCCGTCGATGCGGGCCAAGCTGCTGGCCGACGTCGACTACCTGGCGCGGGCCCGCGAGGTGGTCACGTGCGTCGACACGCTGGACCTGCCGCCGCTGACCCCTCGCCCGGTGGACACGGAGGCTGTGGAGCGGCTGACCGCGGAGCTGGGCCTCGGCACGTCCATGACCCGCCTGGCGGAGGCGTTGACGGCGAACTGA
- a CDS encoding carbon-nitrogen hydrolase family protein, whose product MGPGDRPGAKYHKRDLVPFGEWIPFRDFLLPRLPILEQIGRQSIPGRGLASWPLPSSGTPT is encoded by the coding sequence GTGGGACCCGGAGACCGGCCCGGGGCCAAATACCACAAGCGCGACCTGGTGCCGTTCGGCGAGTGGATCCCGTTCCGTGACTTCCTGCTGCCGCGCCTGCCGATCCTCGAGCAGATCGGGCGGCAGTCGATCCCGGGGAGGGGCCTGGCGTCCTGGCCACTCCCGTCGAGCGGTACCCCGACCTGA
- a CDS encoding nitrilase-related carbon-nitrogen hydrolase gives MKVGTIICFELAYDDTSYDTALHGGEVIVSQSNTNTYGGSFQVHQQLTINRVRAMELGREVIASTLNSVTATIDSRGRVTNATQEFTADHTIATVPIRDNVNASVYVAPVLSWAALCVTFVAVGAAAVLSRRQPR, from the coding sequence CTGAAGGTCGGCACCATCATCTGCTTCGAGCTGGCCTACGACGACACCTCGTACGACACGGCCCTCCACGGCGGGGAGGTGATCGTGTCGCAGTCGAACACGAACACGTACGGCGGCAGCTTCCAGGTCCACCAGCAGCTGACGATCAACCGGGTCCGGGCCATGGAACTCGGCCGCGAGGTCATCGCATCGACCCTCAACTCCGTCACCGCCACCATCGACAGCCGCGGACGCGTCACGAACGCCACGCAGGAGTTCACCGCGGACCACACCATCGCCACCGTCCCGATCCGCGACAACGTCAACGCCTCGGTGTACGTGGCGCCGGTGCTCTCCTGGGCCGCACTGTGTGTGACCTTCGTCGCTGTCGGGGCCGCCGCTGTCCTGAGCCGCCGTCAGCCCAGGTAG
- a CDS encoding FxsA family protein, translated as MAARKPRLRGWGLGLSFGVFALLEIVVLVWVSGQIGWWTMALLIGTSLLGFFLLQREWRKVWKSLMNVAQTGSWPAGRVTDATLVLLGGVLLILPGLLSDVAGVLLLLPFTRPFIRSGISWWASQVLERSGVSPTVIKGSVVVEEDGGEVTLIPAISQSPSDTEGEADGEVLEGTIISSESPETPGA; from the coding sequence ATGGCCGCCCGGAAGCCCCGGCTCCGCGGATGGGGGCTCGGCCTCAGCTTCGGCGTGTTCGCCCTCCTGGAGATCGTCGTCCTGGTGTGGGTGTCCGGCCAGATCGGCTGGTGGACGATGGCCCTGCTCATCGGCACGTCGCTGCTCGGCTTCTTCCTGCTGCAGCGCGAATGGCGCAAGGTGTGGAAGTCGCTCATGAACGTGGCGCAGACCGGCTCGTGGCCCGCTGGCCGCGTGACCGACGCCACGCTCGTCCTACTGGGTGGCGTGCTCCTGATCCTCCCGGGCCTGCTGAGCGACGTCGCCGGAGTCCTGCTCCTGCTGCCGTTCACGCGGCCGTTCATCCGGTCAGGGATCAGCTGGTGGGCGTCCCAAGTGCTCGAGCGTTCGGGAGTGAGCCCGACGGTGATCAAGGGCAGCGTCGTCGTCGAGGAGGACGGCGGGGAGGTCACGCTGATCCCAGCGATCAGCCAGTCGCCGTCTGATACCGAGGGCGAGGCTGACGGCGAGGTGTTGGAGGGGACGATCATCTCTTCCGAGTCGCCGGAGACGCCGGGCGCCTAG
- a CDS encoding RNA polymerase-binding protein RbpA, with product MADRALRGVGLGSKTFEDEQGVEFAERQRLAFDCPKGHHYEVTFSVEAELPTEWECKKCGLVGKRSDGVVGEAKVEKPQRTHWDMLRERRSIPELEDILAEQLTKLRESDRIY from the coding sequence ATGGCTGATCGTGCTCTACGTGGCGTTGGACTCGGGTCGAAGACCTTCGAGGACGAGCAGGGTGTCGAGTTCGCCGAACGCCAACGGCTCGCGTTCGACTGCCCGAAGGGTCACCACTACGAGGTGACGTTCTCGGTGGAAGCCGAGCTGCCCACGGAATGGGAATGCAAGAAGTGCGGCCTCGTGGGCAAGCGCTCCGATGGGGTCGTCGGCGAGGCGAAGGTGGAGAAGCCGCAGCGCACCCACTGGGACATGCTGCGGGAGCGCCGCTCGATCCCCGAACTCGAGGACATCCTGGCCGAGCAGCTGACGAAGCTGCGGGAGTCGGACCGCATCTACTGA
- a CDS encoding glycerophosphodiester phosphodiesterase: MAEVYPDYLSPGFAAMAHRGGAFLTANLGIENTVRAFRNAVDLGYDYLETDVHVTEDGHLVAFHDPDLERVTGIDVPLRELTLDDIADVRVGGREPIPALDELFEEFPDTRFNIDLKQNESVDLLVEAVRRHGAERRVCVASFSRARIRRFRQLLPEVPTAVSLTGAAALTVGAISPGGQVYQVPMSYTLGPVTIDVVTPKTIARAHAAGRKVHVWTIDEPTTMHRLIDWGVDGLITDRPDLLKEVLHARGMWSTR; the protein is encoded by the coding sequence ATGGCGGAGGTTTACCCGGACTACCTGTCCCCCGGCTTCGCTGCCATGGCTCACCGTGGCGGCGCGTTTCTGACCGCCAACCTCGGCATCGAGAACACCGTTCGCGCCTTCCGCAACGCCGTCGACCTCGGCTACGACTACCTCGAGACCGACGTCCACGTCACGGAGGACGGCCATCTCGTCGCCTTCCACGACCCTGACCTCGAACGCGTCACCGGCATCGACGTCCCCCTGCGCGAACTGACCCTCGACGACATCGCCGACGTCCGCGTCGGCGGGCGTGAACCGATCCCCGCGCTGGACGAGCTCTTCGAAGAGTTCCCCGACACCCGGTTCAACATCGATCTCAAGCAGAACGAGTCGGTCGACCTGCTCGTCGAGGCCGTGCGGCGTCACGGCGCGGAGCGGCGGGTCTGTGTCGCATCGTTCTCCAGGGCACGCATCCGACGGTTCCGGCAGCTGCTGCCCGAGGTCCCCACCGCCGTGTCGCTGACCGGGGCCGCCGCGCTCACCGTCGGGGCCATCTCCCCGGGCGGGCAGGTCTACCAGGTGCCGATGAGCTACACCCTCGGCCCGGTGACCATCGACGTGGTGACCCCCAAGACCATCGCGCGGGCACACGCCGCCGGGCGGAAGGTCCACGTCTGGACGATCGACGAGCCCACCACGATGCACCGGCTCATCGACTGGGGTGTCGACGGCCTCATCACCGACCGTCCCGATTTGCTCAAAGAGGTACTCCACGCGAGGGGTATGTGGTCTACTCGGTGA
- a CDS encoding carbohydrate kinase family protein, translating into MSAADVTDVVRGIGERGVLVRADALLCGYLGAPEVGQAILDTARMIREANPAAVFCADP; encoded by the coding sequence ATGAGTGCCGCCGATGTCACCGACGTGGTCCGCGGAATCGGGGAGCGTGGCGTGCTGGTCCGGGCGGACGCCCTGCTCTGCGGCTACCTCGGGGCGCCAGAGGTGGGGCAGGCCATCCTTGACACTGCCCGCATGATCCGCGAGGCGAACCCGGCGGCTGTCTTCTGCGCCGACCCGTGA
- a CDS encoding PfkB family carbohydrate kinase, which yields MGDVDAGFYAAPGIPEFWRDRVVPVADLLTPNLFELEFLTGRALTTLDDVVAAARALRDLGPGVVLVTSVTTDDMPGDASRMVAVDGAGAWLVGTPHLDRVFTGSGDLTSAMFLAHWLPQRDVRAALEATSSIVYSVLEATTAAGDSELRLVAAQQDLVSPRFHFTAQPLG from the coding sequence ATGGGCGATGTCGACGCCGGCTTCTACGCCGCCCCCGGCATCCCGGAGTTCTGGCGCGACCGCGTGGTGCCCGTGGCGGACCTGCTCACCCCGAACCTGTTCGAGCTCGAGTTCCTGACAGGCCGAGCCCTGACCACGCTCGACGACGTGGTGGCGGCCGCCCGTGCGCTACGGGACCTGGGTCCGGGCGTGGTGCTCGTGACGTCGGTCACCACCGACGACATGCCCGGCGACGCGAGCCGCATGGTGGCGGTCGACGGCGCAGGCGCGTGGCTCGTGGGCACCCCGCACCTGGACCGCGTCTTCACGGGCTCGGGAGACCTCACCAGTGCCATGTTCCTCGCGCACTGGCTTCCGCAGCGCGATGTTCGCGCGGCGCTCGAGGCGACGTCGTCGATCGTCTACTCGGTGCTTGAGGCCACGACGGCGGCCGGCGACAGCGAACTCCGACTGGTGGCGGCCCAGCAGGATCTGGTGTCGCCGCGCTTCCACTTCACCGCTCAGCCTCTGGGCTGA
- a CDS encoding helix-turn-helix domain-containing protein has protein sequence MNATSLSIGRLIRDARTSRGWSQQRLAEELGTVQSAVHRMEAGQQNLSLAMINRLTDALDTPLIQAKTQGNPNLKIIGPTKLSGQIDVRTSKNAAMALLCASLLNEGRTVLRGIARIEEVDRISEVLTSIGVKLTWMGEGNDLEIIRPAVLTPETIDERAAKRTRSILMFLGPLLHEFDEFRLPYAGGCDLGARTVNPHMSALRRLGLTVEATEGAYHATMVRDGSVERHITLIERGDTVTENALMAAARTPGVTVLRNASGNYMVQDLCFFLQLLGVQIDGVGTTTLTIRGVDRIETDVEYFVSEDPIEAMTLLTAGIVTESEITVRRCPIEFLEVEFAVLEEMGLDFTMTPEYRSRNGKTRLVDVTVRPSELTAPHDKIHPMPFPGLNIDNLPFFAVITAMASGQSVIYDWVYEDRSVHLSKLSELGANIRLMDAHRLLVTGPTPWRGRNIETPPALRPAVCVLLAAMAARGTTNLMDVYVINRGYEDLPHRLNKLGANISTFWGDAEDLPED, from the coding sequence ATGAACGCAACGAGTCTCTCCATCGGTCGCCTCATCCGCGATGCCCGGACGAGCCGTGGCTGGTCGCAGCAGCGGCTCGCCGAGGAGCTCGGCACGGTCCAGAGCGCGGTGCACCGCATGGAGGCCGGCCAGCAGAACCTGTCGCTCGCCATGATCAACCGGCTCACCGACGCGCTCGACACGCCGCTGATCCAGGCCAAGACACAGGGCAACCCGAACCTGAAGATCATCGGCCCCACGAAGCTGTCGGGGCAGATCGACGTGCGGACCTCGAAGAATGCGGCGATGGCCCTGCTGTGCGCCAGCCTCCTGAACGAGGGCCGCACCGTGCTGCGCGGTATCGCCCGCATCGAGGAGGTCGACCGGATCAGCGAGGTGCTGACCTCCATCGGCGTCAAGCTCACCTGGATGGGCGAGGGGAACGACCTGGAGATCATCCGTCCCGCGGTCCTCACGCCCGAGACGATCGACGAGCGCGCAGCGAAGCGCACCCGCTCGATCCTGATGTTCCTCGGCCCCCTCCTGCACGAGTTTGACGAGTTCAGGCTCCCCTACGCGGGCGGCTGCGACCTGGGTGCCCGCACCGTCAACCCCCACATGTCGGCGCTCCGGCGGCTCGGGCTCACGGTCGAGGCCACCGAGGGCGCCTACCACGCCACGATGGTCCGTGACGGCAGCGTCGAACGGCACATCACGTTGATCGAACGCGGCGACACCGTCACCGAGAACGCGCTGATGGCCGCGGCCAGGACCCCGGGCGTGACGGTGCTGCGGAACGCGTCGGGCAACTACATGGTCCAGGACCTGTGCTTCTTCCTGCAGCTGCTGGGTGTGCAGATCGACGGCGTGGGCACCACCACCCTGACCATCCGTGGCGTGGACCGCATCGAGACGGATGTCGAGTATTTCGTGTCCGAGGACCCGATCGAGGCCATGACGCTGCTCACGGCGGGCATCGTCACCGAGTCGGAGATCACCGTCCGCCGCTGCCCCATCGAGTTTCTGGAGGTCGAGTTCGCCGTCCTCGAGGAGATGGGCCTCGACTTCACGATGACGCCGGAGTACCGCAGCCGGAACGGCAAGACGCGCCTCGTCGACGTCACGGTGCGGCCCTCCGAACTGACTGCCCCGCACGACAAGATCCACCCGATGCCGTTCCCCGGCCTCAACATCGACAACCTCCCATTCTTCGCGGTGATCACCGCGATGGCGAGCGGGCAGAGCGTCATCTACGACTGGGTCTACGAGGATCGCTCGGTCCACCTGTCGAAGCTCAGCGAGCTCGGCGCCAACATCCGCCTGATGGATGCGCACCGTCTGCTGGTCACGGGCCCCACGCCGTGGCGCGGTCGCAACATCGAGACGCCTCCCGCGCTGCGTCCTGCGGTGTGCGTGCTGCTGGCTGCCATGGCGGCGCGCGGGACGACGAACCTGATGGACGTCTACGTCATCAACCGCGGTTACGAGGATCTCCCCCACCGGCTCAACAAGCTGGGTGCCAACATCAGCACCTTCTGGGGCGACGCGGAGGACCTTCCCGAGGACTGA
- the lpdA gene encoding dihydrolipoyl dehydrogenase, translated as MSFDFDVVVLGAGPGGYVAAIRAAQVGQKVAIIEKRYWGGVCLNVGCIPTKSLLRNAEIAHIVTKEADVFGIEGTVTMNYGKAFQRSRQVSERMTKGIHFLMKKNKIQEFDGWGTFVDANTIDVADDNGQTRRVTFANAIIAVGATTKMLPGTQRSANVVTYEEQILSDQVPGSIIIGGSGAIGTEFAYVLSQFGTDVTIVEYLDRMVPTEDADVSAELAKAYKKLGIKVLTSTKVESIEDTGSGVRVTVSPAKGGDQQVLEADRFLSAVGFAPRVEGFGLENTGVQLTDRGAIAIDDRMATNVPNLYAIGDCTGKMMLAHVAEAQGVVAAEAIAGMETHPVNYDMVPRATYSQPQVASFGYSEQQAKDKGYDVKVAKFPFAANGKAWGLGDGVGFVKIVADARYNEILGTHMVGPDVTELLPELTLAQAYDLTADEIAHNIHAHPTLSEAIKEAAHGIAGQMINF; from the coding sequence ATGAGCTTTGATTTCGACGTCGTTGTCCTCGGCGCCGGCCCCGGCGGTTACGTCGCGGCCATCCGCGCCGCCCAGGTAGGCCAGAAGGTCGCCATCATCGAGAAGCGTTACTGGGGTGGCGTCTGCCTCAATGTCGGCTGTATCCCCACGAAGTCGCTGCTCCGCAATGCGGAGATCGCGCACATCGTGACCAAGGAAGCCGACGTGTTCGGCATCGAGGGCACCGTGACCATGAACTACGGCAAGGCGTTCCAGCGCAGCCGTCAGGTGTCGGAGCGGATGACCAAGGGCATCCACTTCCTGATGAAGAAGAACAAGATTCAGGAGTTCGACGGCTGGGGCACCTTCGTCGACGCGAACACGATCGACGTCGCTGACGACAACGGTCAGACCCGCCGCGTGACCTTCGCCAACGCAATCATCGCCGTCGGCGCCACCACGAAGATGCTGCCGGGCACGCAGCGCTCGGCCAACGTCGTCACCTACGAGGAGCAGATCCTCTCCGACCAGGTCCCGGGCTCGATCATCATCGGCGGCTCGGGCGCCATCGGCACCGAGTTCGCCTACGTGCTGAGCCAGTTCGGCACCGACGTCACCATCGTCGAGTACCTCGACCGCATGGTTCCCACCGAGGACGCCGACGTGTCCGCCGAGTTGGCGAAGGCCTACAAGAAGCTCGGCATCAAGGTGCTGACCTCCACCAAGGTCGAGTCGATTGAGGACACCGGCTCCGGCGTCCGCGTCACCGTCAGCCCGGCCAAGGGCGGCGACCAGCAGGTCCTCGAGGCCGACCGCTTCCTCTCCGCCGTCGGCTTCGCGCCGCGCGTCGAGGGCTTCGGCCTGGAGAACACGGGCGTGCAGCTGACCGACCGTGGCGCGATCGCCATCGACGACAGGATGGCCACCAACGTGCCGAACCTGTACGCCATCGGCGACTGCACGGGCAAGATGATGCTCGCCCACGTCGCGGAGGCCCAGGGCGTCGTCGCGGCCGAGGCGATCGCCGGCATGGAGACGCACCCCGTCAACTACGACATGGTTCCGCGCGCCACGTACTCACAGCCGCAGGTCGCGTCGTTCGGGTACTCCGAGCAGCAGGCGAAGGACAAGGGCTACGACGTCAAGGTCGCCAAGTTCCCGTTCGCCGCCAACGGCAAGGCCTGGGGACTGGGCGACGGTGTCGGCTTCGTGAAGATCGTCGCGGATGCCCGCTACAACGAGATCCTCGGCACCCACATGGTCGGCCCCGACGTGACCGAGCTTCTTCCCGAGCTCACCCTGGCGCAGGCGTACGACCTCACTGCCGACGAGATCGCGCACAACATCCACGCGCACCCGACGCTGTCGGAGGCCATCAAGGAGGCCGCGCACGGCATCGCGGGCCAGATGATCAACTTCTGA
- a CDS encoding aldo/keto reductase: MRYFGHSNYSAEQARHAAQVAAEAGLDGFISSQIEYSLLHRTPEAELLPTAQDLGLGVFPYFPLANGLLTGKYTRDGGERGGSARSNPTCSRRRTGICWTPTSGSATRRGTRC, encoded by the coding sequence ATCCGCTATTTCGGGCACTCCAACTACTCGGCGGAGCAGGCGCGCCACGCGGCCCAGGTGGCCGCAGAGGCCGGCCTCGACGGGTTCATCTCGAGCCAGATCGAGTACTCGCTGCTGCACAGGACACCCGAAGCGGAACTCCTGCCGACGGCGCAGGACCTGGGACTGGGCGTCTTTCCGTACTTCCCGCTGGCCAACGGCCTACTCACGGGCAAGTACACCCGCGACGGCGGGGAGAGGGGCGGGTCCGCTCGCTCAAACCCCACCTGCTCGAGACGACGAACTGGGATCTGCTGGACGCCTACCAGCGGATCTGCGACGAGGCGGGGCACTCGATGCTGA
- a CDS encoding aldo/keto reductase has protein sequence MCDEAGHSMLTVSIAWLLWHEPIASVIAGATRPDQVTQNAKAGSTAVSADVLRAVDELFA, from the coding sequence ATCTGCGACGAGGCGGGGCACTCGATGCTGACGGTGAGCATCGCCTGGCTGCTGTGGCACGAGCCGATCGCCTCGGTGATCGCCGGCGCGACGCGGCCGGATCAGGTGACGCAGAACGCGAAGGCAGGATCGACGGCGGTGTCGGCGGATGTCCTGAGGGCGGTCGACGAGCTGTTCGCTTGA
- a CDS encoding PTS sugar transporter subunit IIA, which translates to MQSIVAPADGRLLNVDPHAFILLVDGVGILVHIGINTVRLEGRLFEVLAERGEQVTAGTPIVSWDPASVTDPDMDRTILVVLMDQAPDSIVSPAIGTDVVAGDVLFTQE; encoded by the coding sequence CTGCAGAGCATCGTCGCCCCGGCTGACGGGCGGCTCCTCAATGTCGACCCCCATGCGTTCATCCTGCTTGTCGACGGCGTCGGCATCCTGGTCCACATCGGGATCAACACGGTGCGCCTGGAAGGTCGCCTCTTCGAGGTCCTCGCCGAGCGTGGCGAGCAGGTGACGGCCGGGACGCCGATCGTCTCGTGGGATCCCGCCAGCGTGACCGATCCGGACATGGACCGCACGATCCTCGTGGTCCTCATGGATCAGGCACCGGACTCGATCGTGTCACCGGCGATCGGGACCGATGTCGTCGCTGGTGACGTGCTGTTCACCCAGGAGTAG
- a CDS encoding PASTA domain-containing protein — protein sequence MSTIQKIAVPDVIGIRGDLALEKLKDHGLSAEFVDSVDDKMVLVPSNWIVQTQSIEPATLVESGTEILLGVSKVPKPGKTKSDIRTTLPDLTGTSAFFAIGALEDRGLLVELVDGDGRVVSIAPGLIVHNQSIEAGSIVEAGALIALTVSTTPVAARSSESAYRPPDAPVDGTWNEGGSAYASGFGQWSDSPYRGNAFDFMIDAPPLVTQEGVSFVVESQIHVRRVREGWHDTLRGIHVSFVPGVSILNDTGGLNYDEVYGDTQLNCPVEEISVGESTICTVVFKEEHRTWVTDSYWRVGGMSLGMWPSQTRTSQG from the coding sequence ATATCAACTATCCAGAAAATCGCGGTCCCTGATGTTATCGGAATCCGCGGGGACCTGGCCTTGGAGAAGCTGAAGGATCATGGACTGAGCGCAGAGTTTGTGGACTCGGTGGATGACAAGATGGTCCTGGTTCCGTCAAACTGGATCGTTCAGACCCAGTCGATCGAACCGGCAACTCTCGTAGAATCGGGAACCGAGATTCTCCTGGGCGTGTCGAAGGTGCCGAAGCCAGGCAAGACGAAGTCTGACATTCGGACGACTCTCCCTGACTTGACAGGCACATCAGCGTTCTTTGCAATCGGGGCCTTGGAGGATCGTGGTCTGCTTGTCGAGTTGGTTGATGGGGACGGCAGGGTGGTCTCGATTGCGCCTGGACTGATCGTACATAACCAGTCGATCGAAGCGGGAAGCATCGTGGAAGCGGGGGCCCTGATAGCCCTAACAGTCTCGACAACCCCGGTAGCTGCTCGGAGCTCTGAATCTGCCTATCGCCCACCAGATGCTCCCGTGGATGGTACCTGGAATGAAGGTGGGAGCGCCTATGCCTCGGGGTTTGGTCAGTGGTCCGATTCGCCCTATCGTGGCAACGCGTTCGATTTCATGATTGACGCGCCCCCTCTTGTCACGCAGGAAGGAGTGAGTTTCGTGGTCGAATCGCAAATCCATGTGAGGCGCGTGCGTGAAGGGTGGCACGACACTCTTCGTGGAATTCATGTGTCTTTCGTGCCTGGTGTGTCGATTCTCAATGACACCGGGGGTCTCAACTACGACGAGGTCTACGGTGACACCCAGCTGAACTGCCCAGTTGAGGAGATCTCCGTGGGCGAGTCGACAATCTGCACCGTGGTCTTCAAAGAAGAGCATCGCACATGGGTGACGGACTCATATTGGCGCGTGGGAGGCATGTCATTGGGGATGTGGCCTTCGCAAACGCGGACATCGCAGGGGTGA
- a CDS encoding DUF1801 domain-containing protein: protein MADAVTIPTKVDVDEFLLGITERRRDEAHRLIALMREISGLEPVMWGPSIIGFGSQHYRYDTGREGDMPILGFSPRKAQLTLYFDGWDHYSELLPRLGKHKLGVSCLYVNKLDDVDGAVLREMLEQCHARGVAASAAASTPAVGAAEAPATDHVAAYLAAVPPESLDKLDELRALASAAIPDGVETISYGIIGYRIGRKRAKAFVSGWRDHVAVYPLPADDALQAELAPYQRGKGTLWFPLDAPLPATSSRARSRPSHVPDGRTTSWCESRSPPRRGR from the coding sequence ATGGCAGACGCGGTCACCATCCCGACCAAGGTCGACGTCGACGAGTTCCTCCTCGGCATCACCGAGCGACGACGCGACGAGGCCCACCGACTCATCGCCCTCATGCGCGAGATCAGCGGGCTCGAGCCCGTCATGTGGGGTCCCAGCATCATCGGCTTCGGCTCGCAGCATTACCGCTACGACACCGGCCGCGAGGGAGACATGCCCATCCTCGGCTTTAGCCCCCGCAAGGCCCAGCTGACCCTGTACTTCGACGGCTGGGACCACTACAGCGAGCTACTCCCCCGGCTCGGCAAGCACAAGCTTGGCGTCTCCTGCCTCTACGTCAACAAGCTCGATGACGTCGACGGCGCCGTCCTGCGCGAGATGCTCGAGCAGTGCCACGCCCGCGGCGTCGCCGCCTCCGCAGCCGCCTCGACACCGGCTGTCGGCGCGGCCGAGGCCCCCGCGACCGACCACGTCGCCGCCTACCTCGCCGCCGTCCCGCCCGAGTCGCTCGACAAGCTCGACGAACTGCGCGCCCTCGCGTCTGCCGCCATCCCGGACGGGGTGGAGACCATCAGCTACGGCATCATCGGCTACCGCATCGGCCGCAAGCGTGCGAAGGCGTTCGTGTCGGGCTGGCGCGACCACGTCGCCGTCTATCCGCTCCCCGCCGACGACGCCCTGCAGGCTGAGCTCGCGCCCTACCAACGCGGAAAGGGCACCCTCTGGTTCCCCCTCGACGCCCCACTCCCCGCGACCTCCTCACGCGCACGTTCGAGGCCCTCGCACGTTCCTGATGGAAGGACGACGAGTTGGTGTGAATCCCGCTCACCGCCCCGTCGGGGCCGGTAG